AGATCCACGCCACGTTCCGCTCGGTCAGCCCCCGGAAATGGCTGCGCGGAACGTCCGCGGCCGGATCCGGCAGGGGGTGCCCGTCGACGGCGTGCACGAAGCCGAGTTCCGAAAGGGTCTCCACCAGTTCGGCGACGTCGATCTCCACGTCCTGTTCCGCCGCTATCCGCTCCTCCGTGGCGCGGACGGAGAGCCCCTCGGCCAGCAGGCGGATCGCGTCGCCGTAGACCGCCGGCAGCTCGACGAACTCTCCGATCTCCGACCGGCCGACGACCGCCACCTCCGGGTCGTCGTCGTCCGGGCGGCTCATCAGCCGGTGGAAGCCGACGTGACTGTCGGCGGTGACCGACGCGGCGCTCACGACGTTCCGGAACCGCAGGTGGGACAGTCCTCGTGGTGGGGGACGTCGATGAAGTACGAGTGGTCCCACATGGCGTAGTTCCAGTGGAAGATCCGGCCGCGGACCTGGGTCGGCAGGCCGGCGAGGTGGTACAGGATCTCCAGCGCGCACAGGTGCCCGCTGATGTTGGCACTGGCCGCGACCACCGCGTTGGGGCGGCCCTCGGTGAGCGGGCGGCCCTGGGCTCTGAACTCGCGCTGGTCCTCCTGCCGCCGCAGGCAGGTCCAGCATCCGGTCTTGCCGGGGATCAGGGAGCCGATGACGGCCATCGGGCCGGTGTAGAAGCTGACGAACCACGGGGTGCCGGTACGCAGCGCCGCCTCGTTGGTCCAGAACATGATGTCCGGACGCGGCTCGTCCGCGCAGAGGACGAAAAGGTCGCGACCTTCCATCAGAGCGGCGATGTCATCGACTCCGCCCGCCTTGACGTCGCCGCCGGTCACCGTGACCAGGCTGTTCATCTGGCTCAGCCGGTCCACGGCCGCCTCGATCTTCGGCCGGCCGACGTCCTGCTCGGTGTACAGGAGCTGCCGCGTGAGATTCGACTCCTCGACGTGGTCGAAGTCGGCGACGTGCAGGGCTCCGATGCCGCTGGAGACCAGCCCGGCGGCCACGGCGGAGCCCGTGCCGCCGATGCCCAGCAGGGAGACCTTGGCGTCTTTGATCCTGGACTGGATCTCGTACGGGGAACTGCGCGGAGTGAGGTCGATCCACGAGAAGAAGTTCCGGGCCGGTTCGTAGCGCAGGGCCTCGCGCGAGGTGAGATTGTCCGGGAGCGGCGCCCCGGCGTCCTCGACGAACCCGTTCTGGATCAGCCCCGCGATCACTTCGCGGACGTCCTCCTCGTCGGTGTCGGGATGCGTCTCGGCGAAGGCGGCGCAGATCTGGTCGACCGTCCTGGTGCCGTCCATGAGGACGATCAGCCTGGCGATGGCGCCGTCCTCGCCGTCCTGGATCTCCGAGGAGATGCCCTGCTGCATGAGGCCGACGACGATGCGATCACCGGGCAGGGCCAGGGGCTGGTGGACGGACTTGATACAGGGGAAGTGCACGAGAACCCTTCAGGTCATGCCGACGACATGAAAAGGCCGGTCAGGCCGAACCTGACCGGCCACCTAACCGTTTGGATCAGCCGGAGCCCTCGCGCCAGACGGTCGTCTCGACCTTCTCCAGCCGCCTGACCTCCAGCTTGATCTTCTTGGTCGTCTTCTGGTCGTCGCCGACCTGATCCACCTTCTGCATGTTGCCTCCCGATTGGAATGACATCTGCGGCACAGTAAGGTGCGCCCCGTACAAGTGATCTTACGTAGAGAGTCACCAAGATGTAAGACAAATTTCCAGAAATCACACCAGCCTGTACCCGTTCGGCGCAGAGCCGGTGCCTCCGGCCGGGCCGAGCGGGGGCGAGACGCTACTCCTCCCGGAGTCCCTCGGGCCGCAGCGTCCGGCGCAGGATCGGCCGGGCGGCCCGCGCCGTCAGCATCGCGGCCAGCACCCCGATCCCCACCATGAGCACCCCCCGGGCGGCGGCGACGGCGAGCGCCTCCGGCGTCTCGCGGTAGACGTCCCACACCGACGAGACGACCACTCCCACCCCCGCGACGGCGGCCACGCCGCACACCGGCAGCGCCGTGATGAGCGCCTGCCGGGTGAGGACCCGGCCCAGCGCGGGACCGGGTACCCCGGAGGCGGCCAGGGCCGCGAACGAGTGCCGCTGATCCAGCAGAGCCGCCGCCTGGTGCGCCACGAGGGCGGCGGCCGAGGTGACCAGCGCGACCAGCAGGGCGAGGTCCACGAGCAGATAGCCCACCCCCTCGGAGGGATCGATGCCGCCCCGGAAGAGGATGAGCCCCTGCTGGGCGCCGACCCCGGAGCCGAAGAACACGGTCAGCCCCACCACCGACAGCGCGCGGGCCCATCCCCGGGGATCGGCCTCGACCATCCGGGCGGCCAGCAGGGTCTCCGCCACCCCGGTGCGGCGGCCGGCCCGCCGGGCGGCCGCCCTGATCAGCCACGCGGCGCCGAGGACCAGGCCGAACAGCAGGAGCACCATGCCGGCCGTCATGGACAGCACCGCGGCGTACGGGCCGCCGGGGAATTTGCCCTTGCCGGTGAGCCCGGCGACGAGCAGCCCGGCGCCCACCGCGACCAGCACCAGGTCGAGCGCCCTGGGACCGGCCGGGGGCGTCCGCCGGACCACGCCCAGAGGGGAGGTCACCACGTGCCGCCCCGCCGTCAGCCCGGACAGCGTCCCGGCGAGCGTCACCGCGACGAGGATCGCCAGGATCTGCACCGGCGGGACCAGGGGCACCGCGCCCTCTAGCGACAACGCCAGCGTCAGGTTCGCCGCCAGGTACAGCGCGATGCCGGACACCCCGCCCAGCAGCGTCCGCCATCCGCTCTCGTACGCCCCGAGCAGGCGCACCTCGCGCGGGGTGGCCCCGGCCAGCCGGAGCGCGGCCAGCCGCCGTTCCCTCGTCGCGGCGGCCAGGCGGCTCACCTGGTGGAGGAAGGCCATGGTGGGCACGACCAGCAGCGCCAGCGCCAGCGCGGTGATCAGCCGCGCGTCCCGGCCGGAGAAGAAGCCCAGGTACTCGATCGGCGTCTCGACGAGGTAGCCCTCGGGGTGCACCGAAAGGCGGAGGCCGAACGCCAGCAGGTTCGTCGCCACGCACAGCAGGAAGGTCGCGAGCGCCGCCCCCGCGGTCATGAGACGCCCCCGTACCCGCTCACGGCGCGACCCGCCCCTGGCGAGCATCCGCATCACGGCGATCACACGGTCACCCCGGTCGGCCTGCCGTCGCGCAGCGCGATCTCCCGGTCGGCGTAGGCGGCCACCCGGTTGTCGTGGGTGACGATCACCAGGGTGGTGCCGTCCGCGCGCGCCGTGCCGACGAGCTCGTCCATCACCCGCTCCCCGGCCAGCGAGTCGAGCGCGCCGGTCGGCTCGTCGGCGAAGACCACCCGCGGGCCGGTGACCAGCGCGCGGGCCACGGCGACCCGCTGCAGCTGGCCGCCGGACAGCTCACCGGGCCGCCGGTCCGCGCAGTCGGCCACGTCCAGTCTCTCCAGCCGGGAGCGGGCGGCCAGCAGCGACTCCCGGCGCCCGTGCCGGTTGAACAGCAGCGGCAGCGCCACGTTCTCCTCCGCGGTCAGCTCGGGGACCAGCCGGCCGGACTGGAAGACGACACCGAAGCTCTGCCTGCGCAGTTTCGTCCGGCCGGCCTCGTCGAGGGTGTCGACGCGCCGCCCGTCGAGGTGGACCTCCCCCGACTCCGGACGGATGATCCCGGCCAGGCAGTGCAGCAGGGTGGACTTGCCGGAGCCGCTCGGCCCGGTGATCGCGACGATCTCCCGGTCGCCGATCTCCATGGACACGCCGTCCAGTGCGACGGTCCGGCCGAAGGTCTTGCGTAACGCACGTGCCTCAAGCATCGATCTCCTCTTTAAGATCCGCGAGTCGTTCCATGGCCGTCTCGATCCAGCGCAGGTCGGCGTCGAGGTGCTGGAGCGCGTAGTCGGCGGCGAGCGCCTGCGCGGGTGACCCCGAGGCCCGCTCCGCGGTGAGCTCGCGCATCCGCGCCAGATGGGCGGCGCGCTGCCTGACCAGGTAGCCGTCGGCGGCGCCACCGGCCACGATGGCCACCACCACGCGCGAGACGAGCGTGCTGGACACGTGTGGCGCGGGCGCCTCCACCTGCTCCAGCCATCGGGCCAGCTCGGCCAGCCCCTCCTCGGTGATCGCGTACACCGTGCGCTCCGGACCGCTCTCCCGCACGGTCTCCGTCACCTCGGCGAACCCGTCCCGTTGCAGGCGCTGCAGTGTCGCGTAGACCTGTCCGTACGCGAGCGGCCTGGCGCCCGGCAGGCGCTGGTCGTGCTCGCGTTTGAGTTCGTACCCGTGCTTGGGCCGCTCCGCGAGCAGCCCGAGCATCACGTGTCCGGTCGACATGGCCGAGACTATACATTCAATACATACACTGAGCGAATAGTTGGCCGTCGATCACCCCGCGCGACGTTCGGATCACGAAAGCCGGTTACGGCGGATCCACCCAGGTGACCACGCCGTACCGGTGGGCGTAGACGGCGGCCTGCACCCGGGTCCGCAGCCCGAGCTTGGCCAGGATCCGCTCGACGTGGACCTTGACCGTACCGGGCGAGATGACCAGTTCCCGGGCGATCTCGGCGTTGCTGCCCCCGGCGGCCAGCTGACGCAGCACGTTGGTCTCGCGCGGCGTCAGCGTGGCCAGCTCACCGGTGGCCGGGCGCGGCGAGGTGGCCGCGAAGCGGTGCAGCAGGCGGGGCGTCACCTTCGGATCCACCAGCCCATGACCCTCGTGGGCGACCCGCACCGCGTCGAGGAGAAGATCGGGATCGCTCTCTTTCAGCAGGAACCCGACCGCGCCGGCCTGCAACGCGCCGAACAGATACTCGTCGACGTCGAAGGTGGTCAACGCCACCACGGCGGGGGCGGGGTCGAGGGCGACCAGGTCGCGGATCGCGCCCAGCCCGTCCATGCGCGGCATGCGGATGTCGGTGAGTACCACATCGGGCCGATGCCGCCTGGCCATCTCGACCACCTCGAACCCGTCCGACGCCACCGCCACGACCTCCAGGCCCGGCTCGGAGGAAAGAAGCAGACGCAGCCCTTCCCTGGTCGGCGCCTGGTCGTCGGCGACGATCACGCGGATGCTCACCGGCGGGCCCTTCCCCCGGGATGACCGCCCGTGGCGCTCGGGACACGCCGCCCCGCGGCCCCGGGGCGATCGCGTTCTTCCCTCGTGCGGATCCCCTCCAGGGGCAACCTGGCGGTCACCCGCCAGCCGTGGGGATGACGTGGCCCCGCGGTGAGCGTGCCGCCGAGCAGCGCCGCCCGCTCGCGCATCCCCCGCACCCCGCCACCCTCCGGTACGGCGGCACCGCCCGGTAGTAGCCGCCCCCGGTCCTCCACGACGACCATCACCGCCCGAAACCCCCTGTCGACCCGCACCGTGGCCCGCGAGGCCCCGGAATGCCGCATCACGTTGGTCAGCGACTCCTGCACGATCCGGTACGCCGTGTGCCGCACCCGCGACGACACCCCATCTCGCAGGGAGTCACCGTGCAGCCGCACGCGCAGTCCCTGGCGTGACAGGCGTGCGACCAGCGAACCGAGGTCGACATCGTCGTCGCCACCACCGTGGCCGCCTTCGCCGCCATTGCCACCGCCACCGTCGCCACCTCCGTCGCCACCTCCGTCGCCGTCGCCGTCGCCGTCGCGAAGCAGGCCGAGCAGCCGCCGGGTCTCCCCGAGCGCGATGGCGGAGATCTCGGCGATCACTTCCAGCGCGTGGTCGGCGTCGGCGGGGGTGCCCCGCCGCGCCCCCACGGCCTGCAGACGGATCGCGCTGAGGTGGTGGCCCACCACGTCGTGCACGTCTCGGGCGATCCGGGCGCGCTCCCGCGCCCGCTCGACGAGGGCGAGGTGCCGGGTCCGGTCGCGGTGCAGGCGCAGGGCATGGCCGAGCGCGACCGGGGCGAGTCCGGCGGCCACCGCCGTGAGCAGAGGGGAGAGCCGCGAGGACATCCCGGTCAGCATGAGGTCGAGCACGACCAGCCAGCAGGTCGCGGCGATCGCGAGCGGCAGCCGTCCCCGGTCGCGGTGATAGGCGGCCGAGCCGAAGGCCGCCACCGTCACCCAGGCGCCGACCTGCGGCACACCGAGCGCGATCGCGAGCAGGACGGCCGCGCCCGAGGCCAGCGCCGCCGCCAGCGGCAGTCGCCGGCGTACGGCCAGCGGCGCGCACACGGCGCAGACCAGCACCCCCCACAGGGGCGTGAGGCCGCCCTGACCAGGGGCGGCGCCGCCCAGCAGCGGTACCCCCAGTGTCACCAGCGTCGTCATCGCCGCCAGTACGGCGTCTTGGACGAGCGCGGGCAGTGCCCGCCAGGCTCCGATCACGGTCGGCTCACCCCCGGGGGATCCTAGCCACCAGGTCGCCGGGGCAGCGCGCCCCGGGAGGGGGCAGCGCTCCGGCGGTCAGGTAGTCATGGACGTGTCGTCGCAGGCAGGTGACGCCCAGGCCCGAGGCCCCCTGCATGAGGTACGCGGCGTGCCCGTCACCGTGCCTGACCACGCGTGCTCCGGGAAGCTGCGCCGCCATGTGCTCGGCGGCGAGGTTCGGGGTGTTGTCGTCGGTGTCGCCGATGGAGATCAGCACCGGCGGCACGCCCTCCACCCGCAGTGGGTGCGGCGGGTAGGAGGGGCCCTTGCCCATGCCGAGGCAGCGGGCGAGCTGGTAGCGGCCCTGGATCCAGCCGATCCTCGGCGCGGCCGCGCGCAGGCGCGACTCGACGGCCAGGAAGTCGCGGTAGCCGGGCACCCGCGGCATGAAGTCGTGGCACAGCATCGCCCCGGAGGTGTAACCGGGACCGTCGAAGGGGCGCGGCAGCAACCTCGCCAGGCCCGTGGCGTCGCCGTCCGCCGCCTCGCGCAGCGCCACCGCCAGGGCCGGCCATCTCGGCGGGGCGAGCCCCTCCCGTACCGCGACGAGGAACTCTCGCTCCCCCACCATCCCGCCCCCGGCCGGCAGGGGCGCACGGCGAGCACGGACGAGCAGCTCGTCGAACACCCCGATCGCGTCCCGCTCCCCCAGCGCGCATCCGGCCGCGCACCAGTCACGGAAGCGGCCGAGCTGGCGCTCCTCGGTGAGCGCGTTGTCCAGCAGCCAGCGTTCCAGCGACGTCCGGGTGTGGTCGGCGACCCCGTCCAGCACCATCCGGCCGACCGTGGCGGGGAACAGTTCCAGGTAGGCCTGGCCGTACACGGTGCCGTAGGAGTTGCCGAGGTAGCGCAGCCTCTGCTCGCCGAGCGCGCGCCGCAGCGCTTCGAGGTCGTGCGCCACCTGCCAGGAGGTCAGGCCCGCGTACGCGGCCCCCGCGGCCTCGCGGCAGGAGGCGTCGTAGGCGGCGTTCGCCCGCGCGTGCGCGCGCCAGCCCTCCTTCCCGGGCCGCAGGATCAGCCCGGTGAGGTCCGGTGGCGGTGTGGCGCACTCGACGAGCGAGGAACTGCCCCGGTCACCCATGCCCCTGGGGTCGATCAGGACGACGTCGAACCACGTGGTCAGCTCCGACACCACCGCGGGCATGGACCGCACGGACTGGATCGTCGCACCACCGCCGGTGTTGACCACGAGCGAGCCGAGCCTGCGCGCGGGGTCGGACGCGCGCATCCTGGCGAGATCCACCAGGGTCTTCCGGCCGCCGGGCCGCTTCCAGTCGATCGGTACGGTCAGCTTGGCGCACTCCATGCCGTCCCCGCACTCCGCCCACGTCAGGGGCCGGACCTGGGATGTGGTCCTCTCCGCCCGAGCCGGGGCCTGCGGTGTTACCGCCGTCGTCATCCCCAGGGCGAGAGCGGCCAGCGCTCCACCCAAGGTTCTCGTGATTGCCATGGAACAAACCTCGCGTGAGAAGCCCCACGGGGACATCTGCCGTCCGGCATATCCCCGCGGCGGAACGAGGAGGAGAGGGCGACCGCCCGGCGGAAGGTGAACCCGTGGCGACGACCGTCACACCGGCGGGTCCGGCGGCGTCGCGAGGGTCGTGCGGAAGGCGTGCGCGTGCTCGGCCACCCGGTCACACGCGGAAGGCGTGCGCGTGCTCGGCCACCCAGTCTCGGAAGGTGCGCGCCGGGTCCCCGGTGACCTCTCGCACGGTGGCGGTGACCGTCGCCGGACCGGCGGTCATCGCGG
This region of Streptosporangium sp. NBC_01495 genomic DNA includes:
- a CDS encoding TOMM precursor leader peptide-binding protein — translated: MHFPCIKSVHQPLALPGDRIVVGLMQQGISSEIQDGEDGAIARLIVLMDGTRTVDQICAAFAETHPDTDEEDVREVIAGLIQNGFVEDAGAPLPDNLTSREALRYEPARNFFSWIDLTPRSSPYEIQSRIKDAKVSLLGIGGTGSAVAAGLVSSGIGALHVADFDHVEESNLTRQLLYTEQDVGRPKIEAAVDRLSQMNSLVTVTGGDVKAGGVDDIAALMEGRDLFVLCADEPRPDIMFWTNEAALRTGTPWFVSFYTGPMAVIGSLIPGKTGCWTCLRRQEDQREFRAQGRPLTEGRPNAVVAASANISGHLCALEILYHLAGLPTQVRGRIFHWNYAMWDHSYFIDVPHHEDCPTCGSGTS
- a CDS encoding FtsX-like permease family protein, whose translation is MIAVMRMLARGGSRRERVRGRLMTAGAALATFLLCVATNLLAFGLRLSVHPEGYLVETPIEYLGFFSGRDARLITALALALLVVPTMAFLHQVSRLAAATRERRLAALRLAGATPREVRLLGAYESGWRTLLGGVSGIALYLAANLTLALSLEGAVPLVPPVQILAILVAVTLAGTLSGLTAGRHVVTSPLGVVRRTPPAGPRALDLVLVAVGAGLLVAGLTGKGKFPGGPYAAVLSMTAGMVLLLFGLVLGAAWLIRAAARRAGRRTGVAETLLAARMVEADPRGWARALSVVGLTVFFGSGVGAQQGLILFRGGIDPSEGVGYLLVDLALLVALVTSAAALVAHQAAALLDQRHSFAALAASGVPGPALGRVLTRQALITALPVCGVAAVAGVGVVVSSVWDVYRETPEALAVAAARGVLMVGIGVLAAMLTARAARPILRRTLRPEGLREE
- a CDS encoding ABC transporter ATP-binding protein, with product MLEARALRKTFGRTVALDGVSMEIGDREIVAITGPSGSGKSTLLHCLAGIIRPESGEVHLDGRRVDTLDEAGRTKLRRQSFGVVFQSGRLVPELTAEENVALPLLFNRHGRRESLLAARSRLERLDVADCADRRPGELSGGQLQRVAVARALVTGPRVVFADEPTGALDSLAGERVMDELVGTARADGTTLVIVTHDNRVAAYADREIALRDGRPTGVTV
- a CDS encoding PadR family transcriptional regulator, which produces MSTGHVMLGLLAERPKHGYELKREHDQRLPGARPLAYGQVYATLQRLQRDGFAEVTETVRESGPERTVYAITEEGLAELARWLEQVEAPAPHVSSTLVSRVVVAIVAGGAADGYLVRQRAAHLARMRELTAERASGSPAQALAADYALQHLDADLRWIETAMERLADLKEEIDA
- a CDS encoding response regulator transcription factor; translated protein: MSIRVIVADDQAPTREGLRLLLSSEPGLEVVAVASDGFEVVEMARRHRPDVVLTDIRMPRMDGLGAIRDLVALDPAPAVVALTTFDVDEYLFGALQAGAVGFLLKESDPDLLLDAVRVAHEGHGLVDPKVTPRLLHRFAATSPRPATGELATLTPRETNVLRQLAAGGSNAEIARELVISPGTVKVHVERILAKLGLRTRVQAAVYAHRYGVVTWVDPP
- a CDS encoding sensor histidine kinase, whose protein sequence is MIGAWRALPALVQDAVLAAMTTLVTLGVPLLGGAAPGQGGLTPLWGVLVCAVCAPLAVRRRLPLAAALASGAAVLLAIALGVPQVGAWVTVAAFGSAAYHRDRGRLPLAIAATCWLVVLDLMLTGMSSRLSPLLTAVAAGLAPVALGHALRLHRDRTRHLALVERARERARIARDVHDVVGHHLSAIRLQAVGARRGTPADADHALEVIAEISAIALGETRRLLGLLRDGDGDGDGGGDGGGDGGGGNGGEGGHGGGDDDVDLGSLVARLSRQGLRVRLHGDSLRDGVSSRVRHTAYRIVQESLTNVMRHSGASRATVRVDRGFRAVMVVVEDRGRLLPGGAAVPEGGGVRGMRERAALLGGTLTAGPRHPHGWRVTARLPLEGIRTREERDRPGAAGRRVPSATGGHPGGRARR
- a CDS encoding alpha/beta fold hydrolase, whose amino-acid sequence is MAITRTLGGALAALALGMTTAVTPQAPARAERTTSQVRPLTWAECGDGMECAKLTVPIDWKRPGGRKTLVDLARMRASDPARRLGSLVVNTGGGATIQSVRSMPAVVSELTTWFDVVLIDPRGMGDRGSSSLVECATPPPDLTGLILRPGKEGWRAHARANAAYDASCREAAGAAYAGLTSWQVAHDLEALRRALGEQRLRYLGNSYGTVYGQAYLELFPATVGRMVLDGVADHTRTSLERWLLDNALTEERQLGRFRDWCAAGCALGERDAIGVFDELLVRARRAPLPAGGGMVGEREFLVAVREGLAPPRWPALAVALREAADGDATGLARLLPRPFDGPGYTSGAMLCHDFMPRVPGYRDFLAVESRLRAAAPRIGWIQGRYQLARCLGMGKGPSYPPHPLRVEGVPPVLISIGDTDDNTPNLAAEHMAAQLPGARVVRHGDGHAAYLMQGASGLGVTCLRRHVHDYLTAGALPPPGARCPGDLVARIPRG